One segment of Engraulis encrasicolus isolate BLACKSEA-1 chromosome 7, IST_EnEncr_1.0, whole genome shotgun sequence DNA contains the following:
- the LOC134453312 gene encoding uncharacterized protein LOC134453312, with translation MLAESNLRLHKVASNSEQVMEALPEQDRSKDLKDLELGVDPLPLQRSLGLSWNLETDSFTFLVSREEKPYTRRGILSTVNSLYDPLGFVAPVVMQGKALVRELSTEQGWDTPLDPEKETQWNAWKDSLKALEDLHIKRCYIPALLTSTQRRELCIFSDASTVAIGAVAYLRAVTADGKPHVGFIMGKSRLAPRPAHTIPRLELCAAVLAVQMYELIRDEMDIDVDAVRFFTDSRIVLGYIHNSSRRFYVYVANRVTRIRQCTHPDQWSYVPTDLNPADHATRFMPAAELQQSSWFSGPTFLTRETAEEAPEPNVFTLIEPEADAEIRPEVAVLATRTLDAPLGSERFERFSSWKNLCKATSRLIHVAASFRGNPPNSSRNRWGSFKDALTTSELSHAETVIIRAVQHDAYHTELECLREGKALPKQSPLKKLNPVAEESGLLRVGGRISSAPDLPTEEKHPLIIPHTHHIATLLVRYYHEQVVHQGRHITEGAVRAAGYWIVGGKRLVSSVIYKCMICRKLRGRLQEQKMADLPPDRLTPEPPFTHVGLDVFGPWAIMTRRTRGGSADSKRWAVIFTCLSTRAVHFELIESMTTDSFINALRRFFAIRGPAKLLRSDRGTNFVGACKELGIDTEDSPVTTYLQSRGCSWVFNPPHSSHMGGAWERLIGVARRILDAMLLQTGHTRLTHEVLSTLMAEVMAIMNARPLVPVSSDSDEPITPAMLLTQKMSTVSAPSGNFQMAELHGKQWKHVQCLANTFWKRWRRDYLSTLQSRRKWTDERPNVKTGDVVLLKDSQAHRNEWPVGVIVNTLPSRDKRTRKVEVKIVRDGTVKVLLRPISEIVVLLSDES, from the coding sequence ATGCTCGCAGAGTCGAACCTACGGCTGCATAAAGTAGCATCAAACAGCGAACAGGTGATGGAAGCCTTACCTGAACAAGACCGTTCCAAGGACCTGAAGGACCTGGAACTCGGCGTcgaccctctccccctccagcgAAGCCTGGGCCTATCCTGGAACCTGGAAACGGACAGCTTTACCTTCTTAGTGTCCCGGGAAGAAAAGCCGTACACTCGAAGAGGTATCCTGTCCACGGTCAACAGCCTATACGACCCCCTGGGGTTCGTCGCTCCTGTCGTAATGCAAGGAAAAGCATTAGTGAGAGAACTGTCAACAGAGCAGGGGTGGGACACCCCACTCGACCCGGAGAAAGAGACTCAGTGGAACGCGTGGAAAGACTCCTTAAAAGCTCTGGAAGACCTGCACATAAAGAGGTGCTACATCCCCGCACTACTGACTTCAACTCAGAGGCGAGAACTCTGCATCTTCTCCGACGCCTCCACGGTAGCCATAGGCGCCGTCGCTTACCTGAGGGCAGTCACCGCTGACGGCAAACCACATGTGGGCTTCATCATGGGTAAGTCCAGGCTGGCCCCCCGTCCTGCTCACACCATCCCCCGCCTCGAGCTCTGTGCGGCCGTGCTGGCTGTTCAGATGTACGAGCTGATCAGAGACGAGATGGACATCGATGTGGATGCTGTCAGGTTCTTCACGGACAGTAGAATCGTGCTTGGCTACATCCATAACTCGTCAAGAAGATTCTATGTCTACGTGGCCAACCGGGTGACCCGCATCAGGCAATGCACCCATCCAGACCAGTGGTCCTACGTCCCCACGGACCTGAATCCTGCGGACCATGCTACAAGGTTCATGCCGGCAGCAGAGCTACAGCAAAGCAGTTGGTTCTCCGGTCCCACCTTCCTCACACGCGAGACCGCCGAGGAGGCTCCAGAACCCAACGTCTTCACCCTCATCGAACCCGAAGCAGACGCAGAGATCCGGCCTGAGGTTGCAGTTCTGGCTACCAGAACCCTGGATGCTCCTCTGGGCTCTGAGCGCTTCGAAAGATTCTCTAGCTGGAAGAACCTCTGCAAAGCTACATCCAGGCTTATCCATGTTGCCGCATCCTTCAGAGGCAATCCACCCAACTCATCGCGCAACAGGTGGGGCTCTTTCAAGGACGCACTCACCACAAGCGAGCTGTCCCACGCAGAGACTGTCATCATCCGTGCTGTCCAGCATGATGCCTACCACACCGAACTCGAATGCCTCAGAGAGGGCAAAGCGCTTCCGAAGCAGAGTCCCCTCAAGAAACTCAATCCAGTGGCCGAAGAAAGCGGCCTGCTGCGGGTCGGAGGTCGCATCTCGTCCGCCCCGGACCTGCCAACGGAAGAGAAGCATCCTCTGATTATCCCACACACTCACCACATCGCCACACTGCTGGTGAGGTACTACCACGAACAAGTAGTGCACCAGGGGCGTCACATAACGGAGGGTGCCGTGAGAGCAGCTGGATACTGGATCGTCGGAGGTAAGCGCCTGGTGTCTTCTGTCATCTACAAGTGCATGATCTGCCGCAAGCTACGCGGGCGCCTGCAAGAACAGAAGATGGCCGACCTACCTCCCGACAGGCTCACTCCAGAGCCTCCCTTCACCCACGTAGGCCTTGATGTCTTCGGGCCATGGGCCATTATGACTCGGAGGACGCGAGGAGGAAGTGCGGACAGCAAACGCTGGGCAGTGATCTTCACATGCCTGTCCACCAGGGCTGTCCACTTCGAGCTCATAGAGTCCATGACCACCGACAGCTTCATCAATGCCCTGAGAAGATTCTTCGCCATCCGGGGCCCGGCCAAGCTTCTCCGCTCCGACAGAGGGACTAACTTCGTCGGTGCCTGCAAGGAGCTGGGCATCGACACCGAGGACTCACCAGTTACAACTTACCTCCAGAGCAGGGGGTGCTCCTGGGTCTTCAACCCGCCCCATTCTTCACATATGGGGGGGGCTTGGGAAAGACTCATCGGCGTCGCCAGGCGCATCCTGGATGCCATGCTGCTCCAGACCGGACACACTCGCCTGACACACGAGGTGTTGAGCACTCTTATGGCCGAAGTCATGGCCATAATGAATGCGAGACCCCTGGTGCCTGTGTCCTCCGACTCCGACGAGCCCATCACCCCGGCAATGCTCCTGACCCAGAAGATGAGCACAGTCTCCGCGCCCTCTGGAAACTTCCAGATGGCTGAACTGCATGGGAAGCAGTGGAAACACGTCCAGTGCCTCGCAAACACCTtctggaagagatggaggagagactaCTTATCTACGCTGCAGAGCCGCCGAAAGTGGACCGACGAAAGGCCAAACGTCAAGACCGGC